GCCGTTCGCCGCCGACCCCGTACATGATCTGGAGGTCGGAGGGGTCGCCGGCGACCGCGCGCAGCAGCCAGTCGCGCCAGGCCTCGGCCTCGTCCACATAACCCACGGACAGCAGGGCGTTCAGGACCAGGGCCGAGTCGCGCAGCCAGCAGTAGCGGTAGTCCCAGTTCCGTACGCCGCCCAGCTCCTCGGGGAGCGAGGTCGTGGGGGCCGCCACGATGCCGCCGGTCGGGGCGTAGATGAGCGCCTTCAATGTGAGCAGGGAGCGCAGGACCGCCTCGCGGTACGGACCTTCGTACGTACAGCGCGCCGCCCACTCCTCCCAGTCCTCCTTGCTGTGCTCCAGGGCTTCGAACGGGTCGACCAGGTCGGGGCGCGGCAGATGCGAGGGGTGCCAGGTGAGGACGAAGGCGACCTTCTCCCCGGCGCCGACGGTGAACGACGAGCAGGTGCTGAACTCCTGGCCCCAGGTCTTGACCACCGGCTTCTCGTTCGGGGCGAGTTCACCGCCGACGGGCCGCGCCCGCGAGACGCTCCGAAGCCAGACCGAGTCGGGTCCGGCGACGGCGACGCGCTGGCCGTCGGTCCTGCGCATCCACGGCACGATCGAGCCGTAGTCGAAGCGCAGCCGCAGGGTGGCGTTCATCTCGACGGTGCCGCTGACGCCCTCCACGATCCGTACGACGTCCGGCGCGACGTCGCGCTGCGGCATGAAGTCGGTGACCTTCACCGTGCCGCTCCTGGTCTCCCAGAGGGTCTCCAGCACCAGCGAGTCGCCCGCGTACCGCCTGCTGGCGCAGCGGTTCGCGCCACGGGGGGCGAGCAGCCAGTGCCCGTTCTCCTTGTTGCCGAGCAGGGACGCGAAGCAGGCGGCCGAGTCGAAGCGTGGCAGGCACAGCCAGTCGATGGAGCCGTCTCTGCCGACGAGGGCCGCGGTCTGCAGATCGCCGATGAGGGCGTAGTCCTCGATGCGTTGGGTCACCTCAGCCCTGTTCCCGCAGGACAGGCGGGTTATGCGGCGGCGGTCTCGCGCTCGGGCGTGCCCCGGGTGGCGGTCGCCGCGCGGTCGCGCAATTCACGCCGGACGAGGATGACCCACCCGACAGGCACGCCGGCGGTGAACAGCCACCACTGCACGGCGTACGCCATGTGGGCGCCGATGGAGCCGGAGTCGGGCTCCGGGATCTGCTGCGGGCTGTCGCCGGGCGCGGCGGGGGCGGTCTGTTCGATGTAGCCGCCGAGGACGGTCCGGCCGAGCGACCGGGCCTGCTGCTCGCTGTTGATCAGCATGATCTGGCGGTCCGGGAGGTCCTTGAGTTCCTTGATGCCGCTGCTGCCGGTCGTCTCGTCGGCCTTGAGCCGGCCGGTGACCGTGACCTCGCCCTTCGGCGCCGCCGGGATGTCGGGGAAGGACCGCTGGTCCTCACCGAAGGGGATCCAGCCGCGGTTGACGAGGACGGCGCGGCCGTCGCCGAGGACGAGCGGGGTCAGCACATGGAAGCCGACCTTGTCGTCGCTGTTGGTCCGGCGCCGTACGACGACCTCGTGCGCCGTGTCGTAGGTGCCGGTGGCCTCCACCTGCCGCCAGAAGTCGGCGCGCGGCACGCTGTGGCCGGGGGAGGTGAGGTCGGTGACCGGGACCGGCTTCGCCTTGAGGTTGCCGGCGATCAGGGTGTTCTGCGCCACCCGGTGTTCATGGCGGTGGAACTGCCAGAAACCCAGCTCGATCATCACGGGGATGAGCACGAGGGCGAACAGGGTGAGGA
This window of the Streptomyces niveus genome carries:
- a CDS encoding glycoside hydrolase family 15 protein; translation: MTQRIEDYALIGDLQTAALVGRDGSIDWLCLPRFDSAACFASLLGNKENGHWLLAPRGANRCASRRYAGDSLVLETLWETRSGTVKVTDFMPQRDVAPDVVRIVEGVSGTVEMNATLRLRFDYGSIVPWMRRTDGQRVAVAGPDSVWLRSVSRARPVGGELAPNEKPVVKTWGQEFSTCSSFTVGAGEKVAFVLTWHPSHLPRPDLVDPFEALEHSKEDWEEWAARCTYEGPYREAVLRSLLTLKALIYAPTGGIVAAPTTSLPEELGGVRNWDYRYCWLRDSALVLNALLSVGYVDEAEAWRDWLLRAVAGDPSDLQIMYGVGGERRLPETELPWLNGYGGARPVRVGNEAVEQLQLDVYGEVIDSLHVARGVGLTGRPHAWDLQLALLGFLESKWREPDEGLWEVRGPRQHFTHSKVMAWVAADRAVKTLEADPSLRGDVNRWRTMRDEVHRDVCEKGFDPVRNTFTQAYGSRELDAATLLIPRFGFLPPDDPRVVGTVDAVRAELGKEGLVRRYSTEGASVDGLPGSEGTFLVCSFWLADALLMTGRRKEATELYERLLALRNDVGLLAEEYDAALGRQLGNFPQAFSHIGLVGTALALAAEDEAG
- a CDS encoding SURF1 family protein — encoded protein: MYRFLLSRQWVILTLFALVLIPVMIELGFWQFHRHEHRVAQNTLIAGNLKAKPVPVTDLTSPGHSVPRADFWRQVEATGTYDTAHEVVVRRRTNSDDKVGFHVLTPLVLGDGRAVLVNRGWIPFGEDQRSFPDIPAAPKGEVTVTGRLKADETTGSSGIKELKDLPDRQIMLINSEQQARSLGRTVLGGYIEQTAPAAPGDSPQQIPEPDSGSIGAHMAYAVQWWLFTAGVPVGWVILVRRELRDRAATATRGTPERETAAA